A window of the Natronomonas salina genome harbors these coding sequences:
- a CDS encoding 50S ribosomal protein L10: MSAEAESERKTETIPEWKQEEVADIVDFLERFESVGVVDVTGIPSRQLQDMRRELHGTAALRVSRNTLMERALEEVDEGLEDLTEHIEGQVGLIGTNDNPFGLYQQLEASKTPAPINAGEVAPNDVVIPEGDTGVDPGPFVGELQQVGANARIEGGSIQVVEDSTVLEAGEEVSADLANVLSELGIEPKEVGLDLRSVFSDGVLFSPEELDIDVEDYRADVKSAVAAAQNLSINAEYPTAQTVPSMLAKAAGEAKSVGVSAAVESPDLADDLVAKADSQVRALAAVIDDEEALPEELRGVEGEPAGSSSEPADATAEADADDADDESEATDESDAEADDADDTDDGEDGGDALGDMFG; the protein is encoded by the coding sequence ATGAGCGCCGAAGCCGAATCCGAACGGAAGACCGAGACCATCCCGGAGTGGAAGCAAGAGGAGGTCGCCGACATCGTCGACTTCCTGGAGCGCTTCGAGTCCGTCGGCGTCGTCGACGTCACGGGCATCCCGAGCCGCCAGCTGCAGGACATGCGCCGCGAACTGCACGGCACCGCAGCCCTGCGCGTCTCGCGGAACACCCTCATGGAGCGGGCCCTGGAGGAGGTCGACGAGGGCCTCGAGGACCTGACCGAGCACATCGAGGGCCAGGTCGGCCTCATCGGCACGAACGACAACCCCTTCGGGCTCTACCAGCAGCTGGAGGCCTCGAAGACGCCGGCGCCGATCAACGCCGGCGAGGTCGCCCCCAACGACGTCGTCATCCCCGAGGGTGACACCGGCGTCGACCCGGGGCCGTTCGTCGGCGAGCTCCAGCAGGTCGGCGCGAACGCCCGCATCGAGGGCGGCTCCATCCAGGTCGTCGAGGACTCGACGGTCCTGGAGGCCGGCGAGGAGGTCTCCGCGGACCTGGCGAACGTCCTCAGCGAGCTCGGCATCGAGCCGAAGGAGGTCGGCCTCGACCTCCGCAGCGTCTTCTCCGACGGCGTGCTGTTCTCGCCGGAGGAGCTGGACATCGACGTCGAGGACTACCGCGCGGACGTCAAGTCCGCGGTCGCGGCGGCCCAGAACCTCTCGATCAACGCCGAGTACCCGACGGCCCAGACGGTGCCGTCGATGCTCGCGAAGGCCGCCGGCGAGGCCAAGTCCGTGGGCGTCTCCGCAGCCGTGGAGAGCCCCGATCTCGCCGACGACCTCGTGGCGAAGGCCGACTCGCAGGTCCGCGCGCTCGCGGCCGTCATCGACGACGAGGAGGCCCTCCCCGAGGAGCTCCGCGGCGTCGAGGGCGAGCCCGCTGGCTCGAGTAGCGAGCCCGCAGACGCGACTGCCGAGGCGGACGCAGACGACGCAGACGACGAATCGGAAGCGACTGACGAAAGCGATGCCGAGGCCGACGACGCCGACGACACCGACGACGGTGAGGACGGCGGCGACGCGCTCGGCGACATGTTCGGGTGA
- the rpl12p gene encoding 50S ribosomal protein P1, which produces MEYVYAALILHETDEEINEDNLTDVLEAAGVDVEESRVKALVAALEDVDIEEAVETAAAVPAGGAGGSGGAAAGGAADEEAADEGGEDEAEEEEAEDEGDDEDEGDGGEGLGELFG; this is translated from the coding sequence ATGGAATACGTTTACGCAGCACTCATCCTGCACGAGACCGACGAAGAGATCAACGAAGACAACCTGACGGACGTCCTCGAGGCAGCGGGCGTCGACGTCGAGGAATCCCGCGTCAAGGCGCTCGTCGCCGCGCTGGAGGACGTCGACATCGAGGAAGCCGTCGAGACGGCCGCGGCCGTCCCCGCGGGCGGCGCCGGCGGTAGCGGCGGTGCCGCAGCGGGCGGCGCAGCCGACGAGGAGGCCGCCGACGAAGGCGGCGAGGACGAGGCCGAAGAGGAAGAAGCCGAAGACGAAGGCGACGACGAAGACGAGGGCGACGGCGGCGAAGGCCTCGGCGAGCTGTTCGGCTAA
- a CDS encoding DUF6517 family protein has protein sequence MKRRAVLAGASSALLLGGCTDLLSGDEVTFEADTAVVPDQVQSETDYQEQRVEDMTIERDYDQVDRTVVVINRLAEYSNEVEIGPIGGELARFTVLSTPKVEVGPVGPLNPVNDMSEKELAQKLQQEYGSVQNVQEVDERDVSMLGETVSVTKFSAEAETQGGQNVDVFLHIGKVEHEDDIVLAIGVHPQRLEEQENVDTLMGGVEHPVSTGSDASENGTNDNSSA, from the coding sequence ATGAAACGACGCGCGGTACTGGCAGGGGCTTCGTCGGCACTGTTGCTCGGTGGCTGCACCGACCTCCTCTCGGGCGACGAGGTCACGTTCGAGGCCGACACGGCGGTCGTCCCCGACCAGGTCCAGTCCGAGACCGACTACCAGGAGCAGCGGGTCGAGGACATGACGATCGAACGCGACTACGACCAGGTCGACCGGACGGTCGTCGTGATCAACCGGCTGGCCGAGTACTCCAACGAGGTGGAAATCGGGCCGATCGGTGGTGAACTCGCCCGCTTCACCGTCCTCTCGACGCCCAAGGTCGAGGTCGGCCCGGTCGGGCCGCTGAACCCGGTCAACGACATGAGCGAGAAGGAGCTCGCACAGAAGCTCCAGCAGGAGTACGGGAGCGTCCAGAACGTCCAGGAGGTCGACGAGCGGGACGTCTCCATGCTCGGCGAGACCGTCTCGGTCACGAAGTTCAGCGCGGAGGCCGAGACGCAGGGCGGCCAGAACGTCGACGTGTTCCTCCACATCGGCAAGGTCGAACACGAAGACGACATCGTCCTCGCCATCGGCGTCCACCCACAGAGGCTCGAAGAGCAGGAGAACGTCGACACGCTGATGGGCGGCGTCGAGCACCCGGTCTCGACTGGATCGGACGCAAGCGAGAACGGGACGAACGACAACTCGAGCGCGTAG